AAGAGAAATGAGGTTAATAGAGGGAAGGGATTTTCTTCTAACAGTGGTTGCCCCTTTCTTTTGTGCCAATGATTTTCTTTAGCTGCTAAACCAAAGCCCTTGTTCATGAAATACATAGAAACAGCAGCTATGATCATTGAAGCATATGCATGGATTTTCTTCAATCTACTGCTTCATTCATAGATCTCAGTCTGTATTTTATGGGGAATTTGCACAAATAGCCTTTCATGAGGCAGTGATGATAATATGCACTTTCTGGGCTAACAAAATCGGGCATCGAGGACAATCACTCGTATCTTGGCCTGGCAAAGCCACAGATGGCCTGCAATTGAGGCTCTCTCTTTTGCATGCAACCGTTGATTTTGCAGCCATGGCGTGGTTCCCTTCACTTTGCCTGATCAAAATGCTAAATCTGAGCCTCAAATTGCTTTAAAAGACTGACTTTGAGAAGAGCAATAAGCAGACACAAAATCtcagagagaagagaggaggCTTGCAGAGAGGAGTTCTTCAAAGGGTGGGTGCCCCTCTCTGCAACTTCAGTGACTTCTCATGTGAAACAAAAATCAAAGAACCCTTTAAGttggcgtttggacataagaattatgaAATCCCGGAAAAAAGTGAAGTtctttttcaagtgaaaatgctCCTTTATGTTAAGGAGTTGAACTAAGAGCCTGTTGGATTAGCTGAATTTAAGTAGCTTTTAAGCGGATGAGAGAGAATTCAGAGGCTATGATGATTGtcttctcttctttctctgaGCAAAAACCAACAGGGCAAGAGATATTAAGGGATCCATATCTTGGTGGTGACCCGGATGGCAAGTGATCTTTGTGTCATGCAACCGGTGTTTGCAGCCATGGTGATGTCTTCATTCTCTTGTCTTATCAACAGATCTGAGCCTCAATTTTACTCTTATTGCTTCTGTCATTTATCTCAGCTATAGTCTTTTTCTGAGGGTGAAGTACCAAAATAGCCCTCAAAGTGGATGATCTTCAATTTTTTCCCCGCTTGCCCCATGGGCAGAACTTCAAGTTAACAAGTGTTGCACCGCACTTACCTCATGAGCAACAGTTTCAACTTTTGACCTTGAAGTGCCCCCATGGGGCAAGCGGGGATCAAAAGTTAAAGATCACCCCAAAAGTGTCATATTTCCGcaattattttgtttttcttctgaggcagtgatgataatattatttcaCTTTCTGGGCTAGCAGAATTGGGCATTGAGGACAATAAGGGGACCTGTATCTTGGCGGGGCAACCTGGTTGGCGAGTGATCTCTCATGCAACCGGTGCTTGCAGCCATGGTGATGTCTTCTTTCTGTTGTCATACTTTCAATTCAACATATCTGAGCCTTATTTTTTCTCTTGTGGTGTCTTTGCTATGATGGAAAATATTTATCATGATGGATCAGTATTTGTTTACCAATTTATCCATATGAGAAGAGAAAAGTTGGGCAATTTTTAGGTGAAAGCCAAGAATTTTCCAAGTATAATTTTCAAAATCTTACCCATAAAAAAATTCGGCGGCTGCTTGATCCTTGAAGAGAGAGACGTGTGAAGGATGAAATTTGTTTTGGGTTTAGAAGAAATAGCCTGATGTCAAGAGAGAGAAAGGAGCACCGAAAAAAGAGGTGTATTTTCGGAATTTTAACCTCTGAACGGAATTAAGACTCAATTAAAATATTGATTTATAtcttataatattttaatttatctCAAATAATAACTTTTTTGTTCAAGTTAATATTTTCACTAATTGATATAGTATTTAATCACTTTTTtttaaatgtatattttttatgttgaaatataaatatattatacgTATTCAGATGTTGAAAAACAaacaatcttaatcattcagTGTTCAGATCTGCATACCACATCTTTATATTCAGACGTTTTAATCTTTAAAAAAAGAAACGAGGCCTTAGTTACCCCAAAAAGGTGGCTGCCCCTCTCTGTTTTGCCAATGATTTTCTTTAGCTACTAAACCAACAGCGCTTGTTCATGAAATACTCAGAAACAGAAGCTATGAACCATAGACCTCAGTGTGTGTGGAGACTTCTTTACTGAAAAGCCCGTGTAAGTCTTGATTTAAGAAACTAGTTTGTGTGTGTATGTTTCTTTTTCCTGATCTTGAGTAACTTTACAAAAGAGGCAGTGATGATAATGTCTCACTTTCTGGGCTAACAGAATCAGGCATTGAGATAATCTGACCCGTATCTTGGCCTGGCAAATCCTCTCTTGTGCATTCAACTGGTGATTTTGCAGTCATGGCGTGGTTGTCTTCTCTTTGCCTGATCAAAATGCAGGTTTGAGCTCAAATTTCTTGACATTGAAACTGGGTACTCTTGTTCTTTGGAATTTattaattttggcccaaatttAGCCCAGAAAGGACGAATGAGACATCAGAGAGATGGTATTTTCAGTAAAGGGTGGTTGCCACTCTCTGCTATGTCCATGATTTCTCTATTCATGAAACCAACAGCcctttgagaaaaaaaaaaaagcgaaAAACAAACCATCCAAACAACATCTGTTGAGTATCTGCCCCTGTGAAGGGACTATACTCTTCCTTTCTCTGCTTTTGCTTCTGATTTAAACAAATAgctacttttaatttttattgccTTGTATTTAGAAAGCCATAACTGATGTTGATCTTCGCAGATCACCTGAAATGGGCTGTGATGATGAGTGCTTCTTTCTGGGTTATCCACTTTACTGCATTGAGAAAATCCGATCCATATCTTGGCGGCCCGACCCGGTATGGCATTCATTTGCGAACTGGTGTCTTGCAACCATGGCGTGAGTCTCTTTTTCTTTGCATGTTCATATACAGCAAAATCTGAGCCCTAAAGTCTATGACAACCTTTTGATGGCTTTCTTAGGCTTGCAGCCATGTGAGGGTTTAGCTTATGTCTCTGAAAAGGTTAATCTGAGACTCCCAAGTATCTGTTTGTGTTCAAAGAATGAGGATTTTTATGGAACTCGAGAAAGGCTGAGATTTTCTAAGGGTGGTTACTCTCTTTCTCCGAAGTTCTATTTAGCCAATGAATATTTCTTTACCTTTGTTACAAAGAGACAAATTTACATCCCTTTCATCAGCAAAATGCCAATTATGGGAATGACGAGGCTAAATTATCGCAACATTAAGCAGTGAATAAGTATTCACCAGAGGGCAAAAGTAGAAAATGCTGTTTTAAGGGACAAGACTTTGAGACGAACAATAAGTAGTCACAAAAGCTCAGAGAGAAGAGAGGAGTTCTTCAAGGGTTGTTGCAACTCAGTGACTTCTCATATGAGAAAAATATCAAGCCACCCTTTAAATCTCAGGGAAATTGTACACATATTTAACCACTCGGCCAATGTTACTCTGGTTCTTGTTTTATGGTTTTTTAAACTCAAGATGGTCCTTATGTTTCGGAGTTGTACTAAATTCATGTGTGCAACTCCTCACCCTAAAAAAGAAGAAACTGAGGCTGTGCTGatactttcttctcttctttatcTGAGCAAATCAATGAGCAAGAGAAATACAGGGACCTGTATCTTGGCGGGGCAATCCGGATGGCAAGTGATTTTTGTCATGCAATTGGTGTTTGTAGCCATGGCGATGCCTTCATTCTCTTATCTTATCGACAGATCTGAGCCTCAGTTTTACTCTtaatagcttgtttggatggttgttacccattgtattATGTTGTCATTTTAAAAAGGTTCTTTGGTACGTAGGAAAATGTTTTTCTGATTAAACCAGTGTTTGATTACTCATTACCGATATATACCTATGAGAAGAAGAAAGATTGGAATTTTCAGGTCACAAAAGAGGCAGTGATGATAATAATGTTTCACTCTGAGAAAAATCCGGCATTGAGACAATCTGACCCGTATCTTGGCCTGGCAAATCCCCTCTTGTGCACGCAACGGGTGATTTTGCAGCCATGGCGTGGTTCTCTTCACTGTCCGATGAAAAATGCAAAATCTGAGCCTCAAATTTCTACATCATTTTTGAGGAAAACACCTTTCCATTTCAAGCTAAGCAGTAAACAAATAGTATTCAACAACACCAACCCattataatcccacttagtggggtctggggagggtagtgtgtacgtagaccttacccctaccctggggtagagaggctgtttccaaatagacccccggcatccttccctccaagaacttcccaccttgctcttgaggagactcgaactcacacctcttggttggaagtggaggttgcttaccatcagagcaacccctcttgtcaaaCAAATAGTATTCAGCAGAGGGAAAAACTAGAAAGGTTGGTGCTCTAAAAGACTTGGCTTTGACACAAGCAAATGATAAATAAGCCCAGAAAGAAGAATGAGGCTAGCAGAGAGGAGTTTTTACATGGGTGGTTGCCTCTCTCTGCAACACCCATGACTTCTcatatgaaaaaaaatcaaacagCCCTTTAAATATCAGGGAAATAGTGTTGTCCAAACATAAACCACTCGGCCAATGGTGCTCTGTTCTTGTTTAAATGTTTTTGGCTCAAATTGGTCCTTATGTTTAGGAGTTGTAATAAATTCATCTCTTcacccaaaaaaaagaagaaaccgAGGCAGTGATGATAGTTTCTTCCTTCTTGCTTCCTTCTTTCTCTGAGCAAATGAATCGGGTTGTATCTTGTGGGGGCAACCCGGATGGCAAGTGATCTTTGTATCATGCAACCAGTGTTTGCAGCGATGGTGATGTCTTCATTCTCCTTTCTTATTAACTGATCTGAGCCTCAACTTTACTCTTTGGGTGTTTTGGTATGACAGAAAACATTTTTCATGATGAAATCATGTACTTGGTTACTAGTGTATCCCTATGAGGAGAGAAAAGTTGTGAAATTTTCAGGTGAGAGCCAAGAATTCCTAAAAGAAATCAGCCCAGAAAGAAATGAAGTTAAGGGTGGTTGCCCCTCTGTTTGTGCCACTGATTTTCTTTAGCAACTAAACCAACAGTCGTTGTTTAAGAAATGCTTAGAAACAGAAAATGAATCCATATATCTCAGTGCGTGCGTGCGTGTGTGTTCTTGGGGAATTCGCACAAATGGCCTTTTTTTTAGGCTTATGATAATAATGTCACGTTCTGGGCTAACAAAATCGGGCATTGAGGACAATCCGACCCATTTCCTTGCCTGGCAAATCCTGGATGGCGTACATTTGATGCTCTCTTTTGCATGCAATCGGTGATTTTGCAGCGATGGCGTGGTTGCCTTCTCTTTGTCCGTGCAAAATGCAGTATCCGAGCCTCAAATTCCTAGGAATCAAAATTGTGACCTCTTGTGCTTTGAACAGTGCTCCCGGTTTCAGCTCAAGCTAGTGAACAAAAGAATGAAGTATCACAGAAGGCTACTTTTGCTTCTCAGGTATACCCGTGATTTCAATCCAAAAAGCACTTTCTTTTCTCAGTGAATGTAGTTGATAGATAgacatataattaaaaaaaattatgatgcTGTGATGATAATGATAGTCTTTTCCCGTCTTTCTCTAAGAAACTCAATCGAGAAGGGATCCCTATTTTGGTGGGGCAACCCAAATGGCGAGTGATTTCCTGTCATGCAACCAGTGCTTGAAGTCATGGCGATGTCTTCATTCGCTTGTCATATTCTCAATATCTGAACCTCATTTTTTCTCTTATGATGTCTCTGGTATGATGGAAAATATTTATCATGATGTAATCAGTATTTCGTACCAATGTACCCCTATGAGAAGAGAACGGGAAATTTTCAGGAGAGAACCAAGAATTTTCCTATAAAAAAGGTCAGCCCAGAAAGAGAGTTGAGGCTAACAGAGGGAAGGGAATTTCTGTTAAGGGTGGTTGCCCCTCGCTGTTGTGCCAATGATCTTCTTTAGCTACTAAACCAACAGCCCTTGTCATGAAAACTCAGAAACAGTTTCTTCAGTCTGCAGCTTCAGCCATAGATCTATGTGTGTGCCTTTTTCTGTTCCCACCTTTTTAGTATTGTACAGAAGAGGCAGTGATGATAATCTTTCACTTTCAGGGCTAACAAAAAATGGCATTGAGGACAATAGGACCCGTATCTTGGCCTGTCAAGTCCCTGGATGGCCTGCATTTGAGGCTGATTACTCTCTTTTGCATGCAACAGGTGATTTTGCAGCCATGGCGCTATTGCATTCTCTTTGTTCGGGCAAAATTTGGTATCTGAGCCTCAGATTTCTGTGAATCGAACACCTCTTGTGCTTTGAAATGTGTAATGTTTGCTCCAAATTTTAACTCTTGCTAAGTATCAAACAAGTAAGGTATCACATAAAGATGTGTACTTTTTCTTCTCAGAGATTTCTATCCAAAAGCACACAactatatagatagatagatatatagtTAGAAAGTTGCTGCTTTTTTGCAAACCCGAATCTAAAGGAAAATGAAAGACATGATGAACAAGACATTGGACTTGTATTCAGTGCCTTAAGTTTGCTTTAAGTTCACATTGGCTTCTTGCTTAATCTCTCTGTTGCTAGCAGGAAATAAAGGTTTCTCTAACTGGTCTTTTTGAATAGAAATTTGTGGTTTCTTTACATTTTCCTTAAGCATGAAAGGCCGAGAAAGGTATGCTTGAGAAATTAGCAGGATCTCTCAATGGTAAGAACTAAAATGGAGGTCAAATTGGGGTGTATATCATTGTTGCCGTCTTCTGCTGCTTTGTAGTTACTAACTCCACGACCACCTGTCAACATAGCGGTTCTGACGAAAAATATCTTAAGTCAGGTTTGGGATCTAATGAAACTGTATCTTGGCCGGGCAATCTAGATGTTACTGGAATTGCAGCCACGGCAGTGACTTCCTTCTTTCTCTGagcaaatgaatcaataaagAAAACAATGGGCATATATCTTGGATGGCAACCCCAATGGCAAGTGATTTTTTGTGTCATGCAACCGATGTTTGCAGCCATGACAACGTCTTCGTTCTATTGTCTTATTTTCTTCAACAGATCTGAGTCTCAAATTTTCTCTTTGGGTGTCATTGGCATACAACAACAACTGAGCCTCAAGCCCAAACAAATCGGGGTTGGCTACATTAATCCTCAATGTCCATGCCACGTCATCTAAGCTCATGTCAGTCTAATATAAAGTGTTTGGGACCCTAATGGATCGGGAATTTTAACCTAACGTGAATCGAACACGCAACCTTCTGATCTGGAGTCAGACGCGCTATATTGCACCATGACAAGTCAGCCTAGAGAGTGAATTGAGGCTAACAAAGAGAAGGGATTTTCTCCTAAGAGTGGTTGCCCCTCTCTGTTTGTGCCAATGATTTTCTTTAGGTGCTAAACCAACAGCCCTTGTTCATGAAATACTCAGAAAGGTCACTCTGATCATGTAAGAACATGCATTAATCTCCATATGTTGTCAATCCGCAGCTTCAGCCATAAACCTGTGTCTGTATGTGTGTTTTTAGCACGTTTCTTTTTCCTCATTTTGAGTAATAGAGGCAATGATGATGTTAATTGCTGGGCTGACAAAATCGGGCATTGATCCAACCCGTATCTTGGCTTGGCAAATGGACGGTTTTTGCAGCCATGGCGTGGTTGCCTTCTCTTTGCCTGATCAAAATGCAGATCTGAGCCTCAGATTTCTGAGAATCGAACTTGGGTCCTCTTGTTCTTTGAAATATATTAATGTTTGGTCCAAATTTTAGCTCAAGCTTCAGACCAAAAGAATGAGCCAGAGAAGATGGGTACTTTTCTTCTCTGGTAAGCCCATGATTTCAAAACCAAAAGCACTTCACTTTCTCATTGACTGTGGTTGACAATTAGATACATGGGTAGAAAAATTTCCATGTAAACGCAAAATCAATCTACCGACTATGCTCAATCCCTGAACATAAATGATTGGAAATGCCATAGGAAGGTATTGAACGTTCGACCTTGTGGATAATAGCCACACGCTTTTACCAACTGAGCTACACCATGCGAACCCAAGTCAGATTAGAAGTTGTGCGgagaaaatgataaataaataaataaacgaTGGGGCTATGATGAAATTCTTCTTAGAAAATGCAATGAAGCATTCAGAGAATTTGCGCCGTAGCTTGGCAGGGCGACCTGGCTAGCGTTTATGGTAACATGCTGAAGGTTTGCAGCCATCACGGTGTTGAAAGACTGAATGAGACTTGAACAAGATCTGAGCCTAAAATGTATGGATTATTTGGTATTTCTGCTTGCACTTGACCCTTTGTATTTCAAATCGTTTCCGTGAAATGTCTATAGTGACTTGCTGTCTTGCTTAAACGATCTCATTTTTCGGTATTTTTTGCTAGATTTTGTCTCTGCAGTTGACTTGCTGACTAATCTGCTGTAGCAGCAGTTGATTTGCACAAATAGCCGATTTTATGACCCCTTGTATTTAGAACAAGGTAGAAATGACACAAGGTAGCCACTTTAAATGCTGCTAATAATGGGCTATGATGATTTGATTCTTTCTTTCTGGTCTATCTTTCACCAGCTTTGAGGAAATCTGTCCCGTATCTTGGCGGGGCAACCCGGTATGGCATCTTCTGCAAACCGGTTTTGCAGCCATGGCGTGGTCACTATATCTTTGCATGTTCATAAAAAAGCAAAATCTGAGCCCTAAAAGTTTTACGACAACCATTTGATGGTCTTGAATGATGGTCGATCTCTGGAACTGGAAATCCAATTGGGTTCTTCAGTTTTTTCTTGAACACCAATTGTCAGATGCAGTTCTCCATCAATTCTTTTGCTCAAAACTGAGGAATCGGAGAAAAATGGGGATTTCAGTGTGGTTGACCATCTCCGGCATGGCAAGGATTTCTATGTTGCTCCAGACGAACATCCCTTTCTGAGTATGCATGCATCTATGTCTCTATCTTTGTTAATACTGTGCTCCTGCGTGGCTGCGTCTTGAGGC
Above is a window of Nicotiana tabacum cultivar K326 chromosome 8, ASM71507v2, whole genome shotgun sequence DNA encoding:
- the LOC107793566 gene encoding uncharacterized protein LOC107793566 isoform X1; translated protein: MQMVICSHGVVACNLSEQNAVSEPQISGNRTQDLWHFEKCELGIEDNKGTCILAGQPGWRVISHATGACSHDHLKWAVMMSASFWVIHFTALRKSDPYLGGPTRDGVVAFSLSVQNAVSEPQIPRNQNCDLLCFEQCSRFQLKLVNKRMKYHRRLLLLLRLERVMVSPTSQDHLSSYIAKF
- the LOC107793566 gene encoding uncharacterized protein LOC107793566 isoform X2 produces the protein MQMVICSHGVVACNLSEQNAVSEPQISGNRTQDLWHFEKCELGIEDNKGTCILAGQPGWRVISHATGACSHDHLKWAVMMSASFWVIHFTALRKSDPYLGGPTRYGIHLRTGVLQPWPMAWLPSLCPCKMQYPSLKFLGIKIVTSCALNSAPGFSSS